A window of Bradyrhizobium diazoefficiens genomic DNA:
GTGAAGAACGGGCATGGCCGCGATCAGGCCCGTGCATATTGCCGAGCCAAGGTCACGATGTGTTTCCACGTCACGCCCTTGCTCTTGCCGGTCATGCGTTTGATGCCATGATCAATCACAAGATTCTTGATGGCCGCGCTGTTGTCCGCCAGCCGGTTCAATTCGTCATAGTCAGCCTGACCAAGCTCTCGCATCGCCGCTGCCTGTCCGACTGACACAACCTGCTGCACTGACCCGAAGGCAGCATCCTTGCTGATGCCTCGCTGCTGCAAGCCAGTCCAGATCACGTCATCCTGTGCAAGCTCCCCGGTCAGAATGTCCTTTCCGAGTTCAGTGGCAGCATCCTGATCAAGTCCGGTGTGCATCGCTACTGCCGTGACAACGTTGTCCATCGCCACGCGCTCCGCATCCGTGGCGCGGCCATCATCGCCCTTCCGGGTATCGACAACAGCATCGTCATCAGTAGCATCGTCTCCCGGAGCCTTGGGCGTCACAGCCTCGCTGGCCGCCGTAGCATCCACGCTGATCTTGACACCCGCCGCCCTGGCCTGAGCCACGGTCATCGGAACGCCAGCCACTTCTACAATGTCGGTCGATTGAATATCGGCCTCAGAAAAGACAGCCCGTCGCGCTCCGGTCTGCCCATCAAGCACCGATGGCCCGGTGCTGCCGAAGTCCTCTGAGGAGATGAAGTTGGAGCCGCCGTGATCGTTGATGCGCTCTGTGCTAATGGTTGTGGTGATCTCTCCGCTGGCGTTGGCAGGGGAGCTATGGATGTCACACGTATAAACTGGCATGGTGTTGGTTCTCTCTCGTTACTGTTTGTTGATTGCCCATTGGTCTTCTTCGTCGTCATCGGCATCATCGAAGGTGGGGAAGGGCAGCTTGCCGATCTTCTCCATGAGTGCCTGCTGTCGGTCGTCCTTGTCCTTGGGTGACAAGTCCTCAGACCCGCTGGCCAAGTCCGCCGACGCTTCGATGAACTTGATCACCGCCGCCGCCGTGGATGCCGTGATCTCCCTCTGCCCGTTCATGATCAGGGAGAGTTCGTTCTGGATCACCGTGTCGAGCTTCCGCCACGCTTCCAAGGCAGAGCGCTTGATGTCGCTCTTGCCGATTGTGGGCGTGGCGGTGATGGTCTGATCAGGCTTGGGCTGCTTCTTAGTCTTGGGTGCCGCTGCCATCTCAGTCACCGTCCTGATTGGTCAGACCTTGCTGACGCAGTGGCTTGAAGCCATAGACGGGCCTGTCACCTTTCAGAGCGTCATCGTCATGGCCACCGGCCTTGCGGCTACGGTGCAGGATGTCCCTGAACTTCTGCGCCTCCGCCTTGGCGTTGGCGGTCAGGATTTCTGGATCATTATAGGGTTCGAACTTGGCAGGGCGCTGGATAGAAGGAACGCCAGCGGGTGCTTTCGAGGTCCGCGCCATTACGCTGCAATCTCTACCGCACGGTTCGCCTGTCCGACCCGGTTAGCCAGTGCCCAAACCGCGTCAGCCGTTTTGGAAACAGTGCCGGGATGGCTCAACTCCGTAATGGCCCTATCGAGTATGGTCACGCTGCGGTAGCGCTTGAAGATCGGGGAATCATCGGACAGCGCTTTCAGGTCATGGTCTGACAATTCGATTCTGTGGATGCTGTCCCATTCCTCCTGCCTGCTCTCGGTCAGCCTCTCGATAGCCGCCTTGATCGCAGCCTTGGCTATGTCAGTATCTTTTGCAAAGAGCGCGACAATGCGGGCAGGGTCTGCGCCGGGAGCGGGCGGCAAAAGGCCGGTCAGCGCCTTCTTGGCCTGCTCGAATGCACCTCGCGTGAACGGGTGCTTGCCACGCCGTCCTCGCTTGTAGCTGCGATGCGTGATGACGATCTCATGCAGCTTGAACGCTGCGTCGATGATGGCGATCTCCTCAGGTGAGAAGTTGGTGACGATGGTGGTAATGGTATCGTTCATTTCGATTGTTCTTCCATTGATTGATAGTCTCGCAGGGTCTCTGCGATCATGTCGTCGCTGATCCAGTTGGCGGGCAGCGCTTCTCTCAGGGCGAGGAAGACACGCTTGCCCACGGCCACCCGCACGTATGGCGTTGGCCTCCAACGATCTGTGACGGGGATTTCAGCAGTGACCTTCTGCATCGGTCCCTCGCTGGCGGGAAAACAGGACCGCATGACCCATCGGGTGCTGGTCCTGAACTTGGTTTCTTGGATGTGCGAACACCACACTGCGGTTCGGCCGACAGTGGTGTGCAGTAATCGGGGCAGGTGGGCTTTCTGGCCCTCATAGAAACACCGTGCCCATAGTTCGAGCGTCATGGCTTCGATCAGGAGACGATAGGCCAGCCTGTCAAAGTCCTGCCGCCTACTGAGCCACGCCCAAACGATCTGGCTCTTGCCCTTGGTGGTGAGGGAGTGGGCCTCACGCCTGATCTGCGCAGGCTTGAGGGCATTGCTGACCGGCTCTCGCAGCTTCCGCTTGATCGCGGCGGTCAGGAGGGCAAGCAATCGGTCAGCAGACTTGCTCTGGCTTGCAGCGTCCAGATAGCGAGCGACGGCTCGCCGTGCTGCCTTCCGCTGTTTGCCACGGGGCATCGGGTGCCATGCGTGACCAGCCTCCCGCTGTCTCCAATGATGCTTGGTGCAGAGATTGCCAAGGTTCTCAGGGCCTACCTGTGTCGAGCAGCCGGGAACGGTGCAGAAACGGTGCGGGTCCAGCTTGGCCTTACGCTTGCGGAGATCGTCTGCTCCTACTTCAAAACTCCATTTCGTTTTCGCTGGCTTCTTCCTGTCCAGCGTGATCGTGCTGTTGGTCATTGTCCTCTTGCTGTTGCTGTATTAGTTCATCCTCCTCCTCATCGTCCGCACCAAGGTCCATCCAGGCAGCGCTCCCGTTCATTAGAGCGGGGAGCTTGTCATCCACCAACGTGATGGCACGGGCAAAGATGTGAGCTTTCTTGTGAAGGCCGCCGAAGTTGCGCAGGAGCAGCGTCGCCATGCGGCGAGCCTCCTGCATTTCATAGTCATCCCAATCGCCTTCGAACTTCTGGCCGCCCCTGATGTTTCGCCACGTCTCGCCAGCGAGAACATAGCGGTGAGCCTGTTCGTCGGCGGGATTGTCCGCCTCAAGCTGCTCCCGGAGCTTCTTCCGCATGGTGGTCAGGATGCGGTCGCCTACGCCAGACGCACGGCAAATCCGCTCCACGGTCAGCCCGCCGATGCAGACAAGCCGCCAAGCGAAGTTGAGCCTGTCATCCTGCTTCATCTGGAGCTTGTTCTTATGGTTGTCCCGTCCAGCAAGCTCTATGGCCTCAACGAGCGTCCCCTTGAACTCAACGCAGGGAATCGACACGGCGGCCTTGCCGTGATGGCGTTTGTACGCCTCAAGTCGATGGTGACCGTCGATGACGTAGAAGCGCTGTCCGCCATACCAGACCGTGATGGGGTCGAGCGGTTCACCTTTCGATGCTCTCAGAACCTTCATCAGGTCGCGGACGAACTGGTCACTGTCGGCTTGGTTGCCCTCCAGCGAGCGGGGTTGGAATACAGCGGTGCGTTTGGAGACTTGGCGCAGCGGAATGCTGGTTAGCTCCCCGTTGGCATAGGCTGGCCTTGGTCGGGGCGCTTCCGCCTCCCGTTCAAGGTCTTTCATCGCCTCAGAGAGGCTGATTTGTTTGGTCATTCGTTCTTTCTTGTTCGACCCTAACTCTGGATAAAGAGAATAACATTCCACAGACACATGGCTCTGTGAAAGATTATTGTTGTAGGGTTCGGTTGGGTTTAGGTCCGCTTCGGGACCGGCTGACCCGCACGGCACAGGGAGCCGGTCGGGTTCCAACCCGCACAGGGCGGGTATAGGATATGCGGGTAGGTTCCGCGTTCTGTGATTTCCAGTTCCGCGTCGTATTAGTTCCGGGCAGGAACTCCCACATCTTGTGATATCGCAAACCCCGGCCGGAATGGCTCCCGCCAGCGTTCTGTGATTTTCAGTATGCGAGGGGTATTCGATGGCCTCTCAGAAGGTCAGGGAGATTCACCCAGCGGCCTAACGCAGCGGACGCTGCGGAGTGCCCTCCAGCCGTGAGCCTCTCCACGGCCGCTAGAATCGCTCTTAGGGCCTACGCCCGGTCTGATGCCCTCCCGGCCCCCGACACAAGATATTGGAGGAGAGGGCGTTCTGTGATTTCAGTATACTAGGGATAACCCAGAAACCCTCACAGTCCCCACGTCGCGAGCTGCTGTTCAACGCTGGCCGGGTTCTGCCTGATCCTCGCCACCGCCATCCGCTGCAAGCCCACAGTCTTAGCGATTTGGCTGGCGTTCATCGTGCCTTGGTCCGCGAGGGCCAGCACCTTCTCAACCTGCTGACGGGTGAACGTTGGCTTGCGTCCGCGATACGCTGTCGGCCTCTCAGCCTTGGCGTGAGCAATGCCAGCCTTCTGCGCATCCTTCGTCGCTTCTGCCTGCGCTTGCGCAGTCGCAGCCATGAAGCCAATCAGCGCATCTCTCACCGCCATCTGCATAGGATCGGTGGTAGCACCATCAAAGGCCGTGTTGTTGATCACCGTCCTGATGACGACACCACGGCGCATGAACTCCCTGATGGTGTCCACCACATCGATGTAGTTGCGGCCAAGCCGGTCCACCCATCGCACAACGAGGGTGTCACCCTTCCTCAACTTATCGAACAACCGCCTGCCTTGCGGACGCTCCGCAAGCTTGGTGCTGACACCGCTCACACCGTCGTCGGACAGGACTTCGTCAATCTCGAATCCCGCCGCCTTGGCCTGTTGAGCCTGATGCTCAATGGTCTGATCGCTGGTCGAAACGCGAGCATAGAAGATGGTCGCCATTGGTGTGCCCCTGCCTGAGAGAGTGATCACAAAGATCGTGCTCACAGAAAACATGCTCACTGAGCCATTGTCAACCCTAGTGATCACTCCTTCGGAACATGATCGCACGAATCGCTAGGCCATACCCATGTGATCATGTGAGGTTCAGTGATTTCAGTATCCGTGTTGTAATCGATTGCCTTCGGCGATTGCAGGATACGGCGGGTATTCGTCCGACGTTCAGCACGGGCGGGCGGGCCGCTCAACGCTGTTGGCGCGGCATCTAGCTGTTCAAGATAGGCAGGGGATTGCAGCGCAGTTTGTGATTTGCAGTATCCGGCCCCCCATTAACCCGGCCAGGTGCGCCCAAGGCGAAGAACCGCTGCGCTGCTCATCGGAGCGTGTTCCGGGACACGCAAAACTTCCTGTCGGGCAAAAGGAACAGGTGTGCTGCTTTGCACTTGGCATTGTGTCCCGGAAAGATTGGAGGAGTGATGATCATCCATCAGCGCGATCTGCCCACGGAGCAGACGCAAGATAGTCGGCTGCGCTGCCCAAGTTGCGCAGCCTTTCCACCTCTGACCGAGAAGTTCTTAAACCCAAGGGACGGCAAGACCGTCCGCCTGTACCAATGCGATTGCGGTGAACACATCTGGCTGGATTGAGGCCGCACCCGCTCGCCCCCGCATTATGCGGCGCAGTCGAACACCCCGCCACCGCCCTCATCATTTCGAACGCCGGTAGGGTAGGCAGACCCGCCCCGCCACGGGGGTATATCGCTCATCAAAACCGCCCGGCACCGTCTCAGTAGTTTGCCAGAAATTCAGACCGGGCTGCCTCTACACAATCGGCACTCATGTCTCTACACAAGCGCCTGTGTGAATTTAGAAAGATGCTTGTATCGCAAGAACTTACGCCGAATGTTATGGCTCCCGTTATCCAGCCCGGGGAGCCAAATCTTGCTGTAAATTCAATAGATTGTGAGCGCGCCTTCATGCGGCGCGGGATCTCGTTGCATTGATTTCTGAACAATGCGTCCATGATTCCTGTCTGGAATCGCACTCAAGCAGATCTGTGCATGGGCACCGTCACGCCATGCAGGCGGCGCTAAATCGACTCAATTGAAATCAAGCTTCGACAGCTGCCGGACCTTTGCGGAGCTGATTCCATGCCAGACATCCAGGTCGACCGTTTTCATGTCGCCCCCTCGATTCTGCCGGCTGACATTCCCGAGCTCAGCGACGATGAATGCCTCGCCTGTCTGGCGCGTGCGGTCGAGACGCCCGATTCGGCACGGCTGGAGGAGGTCGCCGCTCTGATCGGCCGTCTTGCGGTGGCCATCGAATAATCCGTCCCGGCCCTGATGCGGTAAGATGCGGAAGCCTTGGTCCTGCAGGCCAACGGCCGTGTTGCGTTTTGGACGGTCATGCTTCAAAGATGCCGCGAATTTCGTCCGCGGCATCGTCCGCCTTGCAGGGTTCGCAAATGTCCGGTTTCTCGACCGCGCGCCTCAAAATGGTCGATGGCCAGGTGCGCACCAGTGACGTCACTGACCGTCGTGTTCTCGATGCCATGCTCACGGTTCCGCGCGAGGCCTTCGTGCCGGCCGACAGGCAGGCGCTGGCTTACCTCGATCTCGACCTCGACGTGAGCGAGGGCGCCGGCAAGCGCTTCCTGATCAAGCCTGAGCTGACCGGCAAGCTGCTCCAGGCCGCTGAAATCGGCGCAGACGACAACGTGCTGGTGGTCGGCTGCGCCACGGGATACCTCGCTGCGCTGACAGCCAAGCTGGCGCGGCAGGTCACTGCGACGGAGTGCGATTCGGCTCTGGCCGCGAAGGCCAGGGGTGCCTTCACTGCCCTGGGGCTTGCCAATGTCACCTGCAAGGCCGCGGCCTGCACCGAAGGCGATCCTGGCGCTGCGCCCTATGACGTGATCATCCTCAATGGCGCTGCCGAGGTGACGCCGAAAGCGCTGCTCGAGCAACTGAAGGAGGGCGGGCGTCTGCTAGGGGTATCCGCCGAATCCAGGCCGCCGCGGGCCATGATCGTGACCCGCACCCACGGTGAATTCGGCCATCGGACCCTGTTCGACGCCGCCGGCCCGGTCCTGCCCGGGCTGGAACGGGCGGCCGCTTTCGTCTTCTGACGGCCCAAATCCCGCCTGAATCCCGTTCTGAATCAGAAGTGTGGCCGGGATGCTGCACGTGAAGAGTTTCCACCGAGAACTACCGTCAGGTAGTTCCGTCGCGCTTGACCGCGTCCTATGTTGCGGCGGGGCAATGACTCCACTGTTGACGGTAACCCAGCTCGCGGGCACGGGCCGGGCGTTAGAATGAACGGAATTTCAGGGATGCATGGGGTGAAGCTCTTCACCGGAGCTGCGGTTTCGGTCCTGTTGCTGGCGCTTGCCGGGCCGACGCCTGCCTTGGCGGACACGATCGAGTCCGCGCTGGTGCGCGCCTATCAGAACAATCCGCAGCTCAACGCACAGCGCGCCCAGGTGCGCTCGACTGATGAAAACGTGCCTCAGGCGCTGTCGGGCTATCGCCCCAAGGTCTCGCTGACGGCGAGCGGTGGCTATCAGTACTCGGACTTCAAGAGTGCCCCCACCAGCGATCCGATCAACGGTACCGGCCGGCCGCGCAGTGTGAATCTGACCGCTTCCCAGACACTCTACAACGGTAACCAGACTGCGAACAGGACGCGCGCCGCGGAGAGTCAGGTGTCCGGCTCCCGCGAAGCGCTGCGCAGCCTCGATCAAAGCGTGCTGCTTCAGGCCGCCACGACCTACATGGATTATCTGCGCGACGCGGCCACGCTCGAAGTCCAGCGCAGCAACGTACGGGTGCTCGAGCAGACGCTCAAGCAAACCCGTGACCGGTTCAATGTAGGCGAAGTGACACGCACCGACGTTGCGCAATCGGAAGCACAGCTGGCGGCCGGCAGGACGCAGGCCCTTACCGCGGAAGCAAATCTCACCACGACGCGCGCGAACTTCCGCCGCATCATTGGCAACGAGCCAACGAACCTTGCGCCAGGCTCGCCGGTCGACCGTTTCCTGCCTGCGACGCTCGCCGCTGCCGTCGAACTCGGCCTGGTGGAACATCCCAACGTCACGGCCGCAATGTTCGGCATCGACGTCAATTACTTGCAGGTCAAGGTCGCCGAGGGCGCGCTGCTGCCGACGGTCTCCCTGCAGGCGGCCGTAAGCCAATCTTACGAACAGTCTTTGATTCAGTACCGCGCGTTCAACGCGTCCGCGATCGCGCAGGTCTCGGTGCCGATCTATCAGGGCGGTGGTGAATATTCGTTGATTCGCCAATCCAAGGAAAACCTGGCGCAGCAACGTCTCAACCTCGAAACGACGCGGGACCAGACCCGCGCAACCATTGTGCAATGGTGGGGCTCGTTGCAGGCCGGCAAGGCGCAGGTGCAGTCCGCGCAGGCGCAGGTCGCGGCGTCCGAGATCGCGCTGAACGGCGTACGCGAGGAAGCCAAGGCCGGTCAGCGCACCACGCTCGACGTCCTCAACGCGCAGCAGGCGCTGGTCAATGCGCGCGTTGCGCTGGTGACCGCGCAGCACGATCGGGTCGTTGCATCCTATAACGTCCTTGCTGCCGTCGGCCGTCTCGCACCGCAGGTGCTCGGTCTCCACACCACTGTCTACGATCCCAGCGTTCACTACCATCAGGTCCGCGACAGCTGGGCCGGCGTGCGCACGCCTGACGGACGGTGATTCCCCGTAGTCGTCCGATCGGCCTCGCGAATAGCCGAGGCCGATCGGCACTTTGCTTGCAATCGTCAAAATCCCTGACATAGCCTTGTCAAGACAATGCAGGTCGATTCGTCCTGCATTGATGCTGTGTGCGTAAAGCTTGAGTGCCGGGGGCAGGGGCGCACCGCTGCACGTTGAGCCGTGATCTGGGGACAAGTCGGGCTGCCGCGACGAAAATGTCGGGCCACTCGTTGCGGAACCGGCCAATCCTGTCGTGCTTGGTGTAAAACAACGCATGCGAGGGCGTTGATGATGTGGAGTCGGAGATGACGCAGCCTGCAAAGGTCACAGAACCCTCGATGGAGGAGATTCTGGCCTCGATCCGGCGCATCATTGCCGACGATGAGGCCAAGCCGCCGCCGGCTGAGACCGCCAAGCCCGAGAAAGCTGCCGCGCCCGCCGCGCCGCCCAAGCCGCAGGCAGTGAACGACAGTCCGCCATCCAAGGTCGCACCGGCCAAACCGGCCGCCGAGAAGCCAGCTCCACCCCCGGCCGCAAAGCCGGCCCCGCCGCCCGCACCTGCGGTGGATGCATCACCAAACAGCCAGGACGACATCGACGCGCTGCTGGCAGGGCTCGATGCGGCCACGCCTGCGCCCGAGGTTCGCGCGCCCGAGCCGGAGCAGGAGCCTGAGCCCGATGTGCTCGAATTGACCGATGAGATGGCGATGGATCCGCCTCCGCCACCGAGCTTCCGCAAGGTCGAGCCTCGCGACGATCTCGAATTCGCCGAATCGCCGCCGCCGCGTCCAACGCCGCCACCGTCCCATGCACCGGTGGACTTCGATGCCCCGCCGCTGCCGCCGCAGCAGCCCATGCTCGCGCAGTCGACGGTCTCGGCGGTCGAATCCGCCTTCAACTCCCTGGCCCATACGGTGCTCAGCAGCAATGCACGGACATTGGAGGATCTGGTCAAGGAGATGCTGCGTCCGATGCTGAAATCCTGGCTCGACGACAACCTGCCGGGCCTTGTTGAACGCATCGTGAAGGCCGAAATCGAGCGGGTCTCGCGCGGCGGCCGCTGAGTCGGGCGGCGCGGCCCCGATAAAGCCCTGCTCCTGGGGCATATTCGGCCTGCGGACGGGCGGGAAGCCCGTTTGCTGCCGAGCTTCCCGTTGACTTGACCCGCACACGCGGCTTTCTAGCAGCCCCATGATCGAGAAAAATTACCAGCCCGCCGATATCGAAACCCGCATGTCCGTTGTGTGGGAGGACAGCCTCGCTTTCAAGGCCGGCCGCCCCGACCGCCGCGACGCCGTGCCATTTACCATCGTGATCCCGCCGCCGAACGTGACGGGCTCCCTGCACATGGGCCACGCCCTCAACAATACGCTCCAGGACATCCTGTGCCGGTTCGAACGCATGCGCGGCCGCGATGTGCTGTGGCAGCCCGGCACCGACCATGCCGGCATCGCCACGCAGATGGTGGTCGAGCGGCAGCTGACGGAACGCCAGCAGCCCGCCCGCCGCGAGATGGGCCGCGAAAAATTCCTGGAGCGAGTCTGGCAGTGGAAAGCCGAGAGCGGCGACACCATCACCAACCAGCTCAAGCGGCTCGGCGCTTCCTGCGACTGGTCGCGCGAGCGCTTCACGATGGACGAGGGCCTGTCGAAAGCCGTCGTCAAGGTGTTCGTCGAACTGCACCGCGCCGGGCTGATCTACAAGGACAAGCGGCTGGTGAACTGGGACACCAAGCTGCTCACCGCGATCTCGGATCTCGA
This region includes:
- a CDS encoding TolC family outer membrane protein, whose protein sequence is MHGVKLFTGAAVSVLLLALAGPTPALADTIESALVRAYQNNPQLNAQRAQVRSTDENVPQALSGYRPKVSLTASGGYQYSDFKSAPTSDPINGTGRPRSVNLTASQTLYNGNQTANRTRAAESQVSGSREALRSLDQSVLLQAATTYMDYLRDAATLEVQRSNVRVLEQTLKQTRDRFNVGEVTRTDVAQSEAQLAAGRTQALTAEANLTTTRANFRRIIGNEPTNLAPGSPVDRFLPATLAAAVELGLVEHPNVTAAMFGIDVNYLQVKVAEGALLPTVSLQAAVSQSYEQSLIQYRAFNASAIAQVSVPIYQGGGEYSLIRQSKENLAQQRLNLETTRDQTRATIVQWWGSLQAGKAQVQSAQAQVAASEIALNGVREEAKAGQRTTLDVLNAQQALVNARVALVTAQHDRVVASYNVLAAVGRLAPQVLGLHTTVYDPSVHYHQVRDSWAGVRTPDGR
- a CDS encoding DUF2497 domain-containing protein — encoded protein: MTQPAKVTEPSMEEILASIRRIIADDEAKPPPAETAKPEKAAAPAAPPKPQAVNDSPPSKVAPAKPAAEKPAPPPAAKPAPPPAPAVDASPNSQDDIDALLAGLDAATPAPEVRAPEPEQEPEPDVLELTDEMAMDPPPPPSFRKVEPRDDLEFAESPPPRPTPPPSHAPVDFDAPPLPPQQPMLAQSTVSAVESAFNSLAHTVLSSNARTLEDLVKEMLRPMLKSWLDDNLPGLVERIVKAEIERVSRGGR
- a CDS encoding recombinase family protein, encoding MATIFYARVSTSDQTIEHQAQQAKAAGFEIDEVLSDDGVSGVSTKLAERPQGRRLFDKLRKGDTLVVRWVDRLGRNYIDVVDTIREFMRRGVVIRTVINNTAFDGATTDPMQMAVRDALIGFMAATAQAQAEATKDAQKAGIAHAKAERPTAYRGRKPTFTRQQVEKVLALADQGTMNASQIAKTVGLQRMAVARIRQNPASVEQQLATWGL
- a CDS encoding ParB/RepB/Spo0J family partition protein, which produces MTKQISLSEAMKDLEREAEAPRPRPAYANGELTSIPLRQVSKRTAVFQPRSLEGNQADSDQFVRDLMKVLRASKGEPLDPITVWYGGQRFYVIDGHHRLEAYKRHHGKAAVSIPCVEFKGTLVEAIELAGRDNHKNKLQMKQDDRLNFAWRLVCIGGLTVERICRASGVGDRILTTMRKKLREQLEADNPADEQAHRYVLAGETWRNIRGGQKFEGDWDDYEMQEARRMATLLLRNFGGLHKKAHIFARAITLVDDKLPALMNGSAAWMDLGADDEEEDELIQQQQEDNDQQHDHAGQEEASENEMEF
- a CDS encoding protein-L-isoaspartate O-methyltransferase, with protein sequence MSGFSTARLKMVDGQVRTSDVTDRRVLDAMLTVPREAFVPADRQALAYLDLDLDVSEGAGKRFLIKPELTGKLLQAAEIGADDNVLVVGCATGYLAALTAKLARQVTATECDSALAAKARGAFTALGLANVTCKAAACTEGDPGAAPYDVIILNGAAEVTPKALLEQLKEGGRLLGVSAESRPPRAMIVTRTHGEFGHRTLFDAAGPVLPGLERAAAFVF